Proteins encoded within one genomic window of Marasmius oreades isolate 03SP1 chromosome 6, whole genome shotgun sequence:
- a CDS encoding uncharacterized protein (BUSCO:EOG0926235L): MSKNIALLPITSPTAHTYQFESQQPLSASDIITKRRMRLVDLTVDIPSSSRTTSIPNEGAKNPSRWQTLEFKFYYLVVCLVIPIMFWIPMNLSSPSHPAYPFYSARLSDGWLFHRKLDNSDAQYRSFRNNIPVLTIVASILFLAKYLWKRAFWTSAHMSRDNLHLLPFNLVFSLLFLAGLHGTSIIKILLILTVNYSLAKACKSSKAGPVLTWAFNGFVLFMNDRYHGYRFGDILPSLEILDAFVGFYPRWHISFNVTMLRLISFNMDYYWSYKATGGNETGKVLDERQRQSVSHPGEMYTYSYFITYALYCPLYIAGPIMTFNDFLWQFRQPPQISRSTIIRYSMRFLACLMTMEFILHYMYVVAIKDKKAWVEFSPVEISMVGFWNLIIVWLKLLIPWRFFRLWALADGVDAPENMVRCMANNYSCFGFWRSWHRSYNLWIIRYIYIPLGGTKNVFVNSVLVFTFVALWHDLTFKLLAWGWLVSLFILPEMLARFLLPASRYGTQTWYRHACALGAVMNILLMMTANLVGFVIGTDGMRFFINQLFETLAGYKFLAGALCCLIVGAQLMFEYREEEKRAGIHRRC; encoded by the exons ATGAGCAAAAACATTGCCCTTCTCCCGATTACCTCACCAACTGCACACACCTACCAATTCGAATCTCAACAACCGCTTTCAGCGTCAGATATCATTACCAAAAGGCGTATGCGGCTGGTGGATTTGACTGTCGAcattccttcttcatctcgCACAACATCCATTCCCAATGAAGGGGCCAAGAATCCTAGCCGGTGGCAAACGTTGGAATTCAAGTTTTACTACTTGGTGGTCTGTTTGGTGATCCCGATCATGTTCTGGATACCAATGAATCTGAGCAGTC CTTCACATCCAGCTTACCCTTTCTATAGCGCAAGGCTTTCTGACGGCTGGCTATTCCACCGAAAACTC GATAATAGCGACGCTCAATACCGATCTTTTCGAAATAACATCCCCGTCCTGACTATCGTTGCCTCCATTTTGTTCCTTGCGAAGTACCTTTGGAAACGTGCGTTTTGGACTTCTGCACACATGTCGCGAGACAATCTCCATCTTCTACCGTTCAATCTCGTTTTCTCTCTCCTTTTTTTGGCTGGGTTACATGGAACAAGCATCATCAAAATCTTGCTCATATTAACGGTCAACTACTCACTTGCCAAAGCGTGCAAATCTTCTAAGGCTGGTCCAGTGCTGACCTGGGCGTTCAATGGATTTGTGCTGTTCATGAACGATAGATACCACGGCTACCGTTTTGGTGACATCCTGCCTTCTCTTGAAATTTTG GATGCGTTCGTAGGCTTCTATCCGAGGTGGCACATAAGCTTCAATGTTACCATGCTACGACTCATCTCCTTCAACATGGATTACTATTGGAGTTATAAAGCAACTGGGGGGAATGAG ACAGGCAAAGTCCTTGACGAACGACAGAGACAGTCGGTATCTCATCCGGGCGAGATGTACACTTACTCGTACTTCATTACTTACGCACTCTACTGTCCACTTTACATTGCTGGACCTATCATGACGTTCAATGACTTTCTATGGCAG TTTCGTCAACCACCGCAAATCTCCCGCTCCACGATTATTCGGTACTCGATGCGCTTCCTCGCGTGTCTTATGACCATGGAATTCATTCTCCACTATATGTATGTGGTCGCGATAAAGGATAAGAAGGCGTGGGTCGAGTTCAGCCCTGTAGAGATCAGTATGGTTGGGTTTTGGAACTTGATCATAGTTTGGTTGAAG ttGCTTATTCCGTGGCGATTCTTCAGGCTGTGGGCACTGGCAGACGGCGTAGACGCACCAGAGAACATGGTCCGTTGTATGGCCAATAATTACTCATGTTTCGGATTTTGGAGAAGTTGGCATCGTAGCTATAACCTTTGGATCATACG GTATATCTATATACCGTTGGGAGGGACCAAGAACGTGTTTGTGAACAGTGTTCTGGTCTTCACATTCGTCGCCCTATGGCACGATTTAACCTTCAAACTATTGGCATGGGGTTGGCTCGTCAGCCTGTTCATCCTCCCGGAGATGCTGGCCCGATTTCTCTTGCCCGCCTCTCGG TATGGTACTCAAACATGGTACCGTCATGCATGTGCCCTTGGCGCTGTTATGAACATACTCCTTATGATGACTGCAAATTTGGTTGGTTTCGTGATAGGCACTGACGGGATGCGGTTCTTTATCAATCAGCTTTTCGAAACTCTTGCGGGTTACAAATTCCTCGCCGGCGCGCTTTGTTGTTTAATCGTGGGAGCGCAACTCATGTTTGAGTACAG GGAGGAAGAAAAACGGGCAGGAATTCATCGGAGGTGCTGA